In the Gavia stellata isolate bGavSte3 unplaced genomic scaffold, bGavSte3.hap2 HAP2_SCAFFOLD_219, whole genome shotgun sequence genome, one interval contains:
- the LOC132321288 gene encoding PHD finger protein 7-like, which produces MFAMKQQDPDSREQACMLCRRAEADPDICGYKTTKKGLCAHTYCLFLASGRFPQERRNRFLVEDTRRAIQEAAQKRCFVCGEMGATITCREKGCDRSFHLPCASEGECVTQFFGLYRSFCWKHRPKQAVQATPEQSSTCVICLDPVEDKKSYRTMVCPACQHAWFHRSCIQKQAIHAGVCFRCLHCQDKDLFVMEMLTMGIRVSKRQPSWESDQAFGLVYQRHIRCSARKCLCPRGREQAEEEGSWQLLLCSSCAAEGIHRCCSYLWNGTTTWECDCCAGLGTASSDNSELASCSTASQAAAGLSHSSLVYESSRPSTITQAPLGPSHRSPVPESSSRSSHPGPDRIRHRSRLQRRAQKPYSRPGKHRGTSCVPAPSAEPRSPSTAEQVTVGLLLGTLALERSRSTSARQAASGLSCGALALETSSRSSHLGPDRIRHRSRLKRRAQKPYSRPGRRC; this is translated from the exons ATGTTTGCCATGAAGCAGCAGGACCCCGACTCGAGGGAGCAAG CATGCATGCTGTGTCGCCGGGCAGAGGCTGACCCAGATATCTGTGGGtacaaaacaacaaagaaagggCTCTGTGCCCACACCTATTGCCTG tttctTGCCAGCGGGCGTTTTCCGCAAGAGCGCAGGAACAGGTTTCTTGTTGAGGACACCAGACGCGCAATCCAGGAGGCAGCCCAGAAG CGCTGCTTCGTTTGCGGCGAGATGGGAGCCACCATCACCTGCCGGGAGAAGGGGTGCGACCgcagcttccatctcccctgcGCCTCAGAGGGCGAGTGTGTCACCCAGTTCTTCGGGCTGTACAG gtccttctgctggAAGCACCGCCCAAAGCAGGCAGTGCAGGCCactccagagcagagcagcacctgCGTCATCTGCTTGGACCCTGTGGAGGACAAAAAGTCCTACCGCACCATGGTGTGCCCAGCATGCCAACATGCCTGGTTCCACCGGAGCTGCATCCAGAAGCAGGCTATCCATGCTGGCGTCTGCTTCCGCTGCTTGCATTGCCAAGACAAAGATCTTTTTGTGATGGAAATGCTCACCATGGGGATTCGAGTCTCCAAGAG ACAACCATCATGGGAGAGCGACCAAGCCTTTGGACTGGTATATCAGAGGCACATCCGCTGCAGTGCCCGCAAGTGCCTTTGCCcgagaggcagggagcaggcagaggaagaggg GTCCTGGCAACTGCTCCTGTGCAGCTCTTGTGCTGCCGAAGGCATCCACCGGTGCTGCTCCTACTTGTGGAATGGCACAACCACCTGGGAGTGTGATtgctgtgctggcctgggcacTG CCTCCAGTGACAATTCAGAGCTTGCCAGCTGCAGCACCGCCAGCCAGGCGGCAGCAGGGCtttcccacagctccctggTGTATGAGAGCAGCAGGCCCAGCACCATCACCCAGGCACCCCTGGGGCCATCCCACAGGTCCCCagtgcctgaaagcagcagccgctccagccACCCTGGGCCAGACCGGATCCGACACCGCTCGCGGTTACAACGTCGAGCGCAAAAGCCGTACAGCCGGCCTGGAAAACACCGTGGGACCAGCTGTGTGCCAGCCCCAAGTGCTGAGCCCAGAAGCCCCAGCACTGCCGAGCAGGTGACAGTGGGGCTCCTCCTTGGCACCCTGGCACTCGAGAGGAGCCGCTCCACCTCCGCCAGGCAGGCGGCATCAGGGCTGTCCTGTGGCGCTCTGGCGCTAGAGAccagcagccgctccagccACCTTGGGCCAGACCGGATCCGACACCGCTCACGGTTAAAGCGTCGGGCGCAAAAACCATACAGCCGGCCTGGAAGACGCTGCTGA